A part of Prionailurus viverrinus isolate Anna chromosome E1, UM_Priviv_1.0, whole genome shotgun sequence genomic DNA contains:
- the HES7 gene encoding transcription factor HES-7 isoform X1, with protein MVTRDRAENRDGPKMLKPLVEKRRRDRINRSLEELRLLLLEQTRDQNLRNPKLEKAEILEFAVGYLRERSRVEPPGVPRSPAQDAEALASCYLSGFRECLLRLAAFAHDASPAARAQLFSALHVYLRPKPPRLEPVDPRPQAPRPPLDPAAPVPGPALHQRPPVHQGPLSPRCAWSPSPCSPRAGDPGAPAPLTGLLPPPPPPPPHRQDGAPKAPPPPPPAFWRPWP; from the exons ATGGTCACTCGGGATCGAGCGGAGAATAGGGACGGCCCCAAG ATGCTGAAGCCGCTTGTGGAGAAGCGGCGCCGGGACCGCATCAACCGCAGCCTGGAAGAGCTGAGGCTCCTGCTGCTGGAGCAGACCCGGGACCAG AACCTCCGCAACCCGAAGCTGGAGAAAGCAGAGATACTGGAGTTCGCCGTGGGCTACTTGAGGGAGCGGAGCCGGGTGGAGCCCCCGG GGGTTCCCCGGTCCCCAGCCCAGGACGCCGAGGCGCTCGCCAGCTGCTACCTGTCCGGCTTCCGCGAGTGCCTGCTCCGTCTGGCGGCCTTCGCGCACGACGCCAGCCCGGCCGCCCGCGCCCAGCTCTTCTCCGCGCTGCACGTCTACCTGCGCCCCAAGCCGCCCCGACTGGAGCCGGTAGATCCGAGGCCCCAGGCGCCGCGCCCACCGCTGGACCCCGCCGCCCCGGTGCCCGGCCCCGCGCTGCACCAGCGCCCCCCAGTGCACCAGGGCCCCCTTAGCCCGCGCTGCGCCTGGTCCCCGTCCCCCTGTTCCCCCCGCGCCGGGGATCCCGGCGCGCCGGCGCCCCTCACCGgactgctgccgccgccgccgccgccgccgccgcacaGACAAGACGGGGCGCCCAaggccccgccgcccccgccgcccgccttCTGGAGACCTTGGCCCTGA
- the HES7 gene encoding transcription factor HES-7 isoform X2, with protein sequence MLKPLVEKRRRDRINRSLEELRLLLLEQTRDQNLRNPKLEKAEILEFAVGYLRERSRVEPPGVPRSPAQDAEALASCYLSGFRECLLRLAAFAHDASPAARAQLFSALHVYLRPKPPRLEPVDPRPQAPRPPLDPAAPVPGPALHQRPPVHQGPLSPRCAWSPSPCSPRAGDPGAPAPLTGLLPPPPPPPPHRQDGAPKAPPPPPPAFWRPWP encoded by the exons ATGCTGAAGCCGCTTGTGGAGAAGCGGCGCCGGGACCGCATCAACCGCAGCCTGGAAGAGCTGAGGCTCCTGCTGCTGGAGCAGACCCGGGACCAG AACCTCCGCAACCCGAAGCTGGAGAAAGCAGAGATACTGGAGTTCGCCGTGGGCTACTTGAGGGAGCGGAGCCGGGTGGAGCCCCCGG GGGTTCCCCGGTCCCCAGCCCAGGACGCCGAGGCGCTCGCCAGCTGCTACCTGTCCGGCTTCCGCGAGTGCCTGCTCCGTCTGGCGGCCTTCGCGCACGACGCCAGCCCGGCCGCCCGCGCCCAGCTCTTCTCCGCGCTGCACGTCTACCTGCGCCCCAAGCCGCCCCGACTGGAGCCGGTAGATCCGAGGCCCCAGGCGCCGCGCCCACCGCTGGACCCCGCCGCCCCGGTGCCCGGCCCCGCGCTGCACCAGCGCCCCCCAGTGCACCAGGGCCCCCTTAGCCCGCGCTGCGCCTGGTCCCCGTCCCCCTGTTCCCCCCGCGCCGGGGATCCCGGCGCGCCGGCGCCCCTCACCGgactgctgccgccgccgccgccgccgccgccgcacaGACAAGACGGGGCGCCCAaggccccgccgcccccgccgcccgccttCTGGAGACCTTGGCCCTGA